A genomic region of Ammospiza nelsoni isolate bAmmNel1 chromosome 3, bAmmNel1.pri, whole genome shotgun sequence contains the following coding sequences:
- the KHK gene encoding ketohexokinase encodes MAAAAGGAAEKRRIMCVGLVCLDIISVVEAFPAEDSDTRCLSQRWQRGGNASNSCTVLALLGAPCAFMGSLAPGPAADFIAADFQRRGVDTAHVAWQPRGEVPCACCLVNAASGSRTIVLHDTKLPDVTARDFERVDLSQYRWIHFEARNAAEQGAMLERLERYNRAAAPERRVRVSVELEKPREELLPLMGRGQVVFISKDLARHFGYRSAPEALRGLRGRIQPGATLICAWAEEGADALGPDGQLVHSDAFPPETLVDTLGAGDTFNAAVIFALAEGSSLQDALTFGCRIAGRKCGIQGFDGIV; translated from the exons AtggcggcagcggcgggcggcgcggcggagAAGCGGCGGATCATGTGCGTGGGGCTGGTGTGCCTGGACATCATCAGCGTGGTGGAGGCTTTCCCGGCCGAGGACTCCGACACCAG GTGCCTCTCTCAGCGCTGGCAGCGCGGCGGGAACGCCTCCAACTCGTGcacggtgctggcgctgctgggAGCGCCCTGCGCCTTCATGGGCTCGCTGGCGCCCGGGCCCGCCGCTGA CTTCATCGCGGCGGATTTCCAGCGCCGGGGGGTGGACACGGCACACGTGGCGTGGCAGCCCCGCGGAGAGGTGCCCTGCGCCTGCTGCCTCGTCAACGCGGCCAGCGGCTCCCGCACCATCGTCCTGCACGACAC GAAGCTGCCCGACGTGACAGCCCGCGACTTCGAGCGCGTCGACCTCTCCCAGTACAGGTGGATCCACTTCGAG GCCCGGAACGCGGCGGAGCAGGGCGCGATGCTGGAGCGGCTGGAGCGGTACAACCGGGCGGCGGCGCCGGAGCGGCGGGTCCGGGTCTCGGTGGAGCTGGAGAAGCCgcgggaggagctgctgccgcTGATGGGGCGGGGACAAGTg GTGTTCATCAGCAAGGACCTGGCCCGGCACTTCGGGTACCGATCGGCCCCCGAGGCgctgcgggggctgcggggccgcaTCCAGCCAGG GGCCACGCTGATCTGCGCCTGGGCTGAGGAGGGCGCCGATGCCTTGGGGCCCGACGGGCAGCTGGTGCACTCGGACGCCTTCCCCCCAGAGACCCTGGTGGACACGCTGGGCGCTGGGGACACCTTCAACGCCGCCGTCATCTTTGCGCTCGCAGAAG ggagcagcctgcaggACGCCCTCACCTTCGGCTGCCGGATCGCAGGCAGGAAATGCGGGATCCAGGGCTTCGATGGCATCGTCTGA
- the CGREF1 gene encoding cell growth regulator with EF hand domain protein 1: MRNPPVMLLLLLVLGPAAWAAPRAGTNRPEPPVVTTVDPHPDPLSPEPPALLLLWSAVQSLGPPEQDVQAMTRQQALLYLFVLHDHDQSRRLDGLELLQLLGTVLAQAGGQPDPDTVAALVDKALARQDLNGDGLLDPSELLDPPEAPLSGQDRGPPGEPPLEQQAGLGAVPGEGTEVPRQDLGLKSPGQAVPEAGEPQTGVSEDGEPQTGVSEDGASQTGAPEAGEPQDGAPEAGAPKLESLEVESPNAEAVEAEVVPGAQAPSSDAPEEEEAPEAEGPEDEQAAPAWRDHGEG, translated from the exons ATGAGGAACCCGCCGgtgatgctgctcctgctcctggtgctggggcCAGCGGCGTGGGCTGCCCCCAGGGCGGGCACCAACAG GCCTGAGCCCCCCGTGGTCACAACCGTGGATCCCCATCCCGACCCACTGAGCCCGGAGCCGCCGGCCCTGCT gctgctctggagcgcCGTGCAGAGCCTGGGGCCCCCGGAGCAGGACGTGCAGGCCATGACACGGCAGCAGG ccctgctctacCTCTTTGTGCTCCACGACCACGACCAGAGCAGGCGCCTGGacgggctggagctgctgcagttgCTTGGCACggtgctggcacaggctggggggCAGCCAGACCCCGACACG GTGGCTGCGCTGGTGGACAAAGCCCTGGCAAGGCAGGACCTGAATGGGGATGGGCTGCTGGACCCCTCCGAGCTGCTGGACCCCCCCGAGGCGCCCTTGTCTGGCCAGGACAGGGGTCCCCCAGGAGAGCCCCcactggagcagcaggcagggcttggggctgtgcctggggagggcACTGAGGTGCCAAGGCAGGACCTGGGGTTGAAAAGCCCAGGACAGGCAGTCCCTGAGGCTGGAGAGCCCCAGACTGGAGTGTCTGAGGATGGAGAGCCCCAGACTGGAGTGTCTGAGGATGGAGCCTCTCAGACTGGAGCCCCTGAGGCTGGAGAGCCCCAGGATGGAGCCCCTGAGGCTGGAGCCCCCAAGCTGGAATCCCTCGAGGTGGAATCTCCCAATGCTGAGGCCGTGGAGGCAGAAGTCGTCCCTGGGGCCCAAGCCCCCAGTAGTGATGCCCCAGAGGAAGAGGAAGCCCCTGAGGCTGAAGGCCCTGAGGACgagcaggcagccccagcctggaggGACCATGGCGAGGGGTAG
- the PREB gene encoding prolactin regulatory element-binding protein isoform X2, which translates to MAPRRPAELYRAPFPLYTVRLHPRRPLAITAGGGGAAKTGIRNGVHFLQLEQIGGQLSASLLHCHDTETRATMTMALAGDVIAAGQDNSCHILRFSLQEPEAPGAAGKDGSGDKGPRRRRGGGGGGGGGGGAQGAQGRAREVRVESLQRVRTDFSPDALQKAVRFSADGALLATGGADGFLRLWEFPSMKKTLEFRAHDGEIEDIALGPDNKVVTAGRDFQCCVWQQDQLVTGLRWHENLPGIPDKAYRYQACRFGAVEGSAGALRLYTVQVPHKRERRPPPCYLTKWDGKSFLPLLTRPCGSEVVSCLSISDSGTFLGLGTVTGSVAIHIAFSLQRLYYVKEAHGIVVTDVAFVPESRPGRELLGGHEAALLSVAVDSRCKLHLLPTRRSLPVWLLLLLCAGLIVATILLLQLAFPGFL; encoded by the exons ATGGCGCCCCGGCGTCCCGCCGAGCTGTACCGGGCGCCGTTCCCGCTCTACACCGTGCGCCTGCACCCGCGGCGCCCGCTCGCCATCAccgccggcggcggcggcgccgccaAGACCGGCATCCGCAATGGCGTG CacttcctgcagctggagcagatcGGCGGGCAGCTCAGCGCCTCGCTGCTGCACTGCCACGACACCGAAACCCGCGCCACCATGACCATGGCGCTGGCCGGGGACGTCATTGCCGCCGGGCAGGACAACAGCTGCCACATCCTGCGCTTCAGCCTGCAGGAGCCCGAGGCTCCGGGCGCGGCCGGCAAGGACG GCAGCGGCGACAAGggcccgcggcggcggcggggcggcggcggcggcggcggcggcggcggcggggcccaGGGCGCGCAGGGCCGGGCCCGCGAGGTGAGGGTGGAGAGCCTGCAGCGGGTGCGCACCGACTTCAGCCCCGACGCGCTGCAGAAGGCCGTGCGCTTCAGCGCCGACGGAGCCCTGCTGGCCACCGGCGGCGCCGACGGCTTCCTGCGCCTCTGGGAG ttCCCCAGCATGAAGAAGACATTGGAGTTCAGAGCCCACGACGGGGAAATTGAGGACATCGCTCTGGGCCCTGACAACAAG gtGGTGACGGCGGGCAGGGACTTCCAGTGCTGCgtgtggcagcaggaccagctgGTGACAGGGCTGCGCTGGCACGAGAACCTGCCCGGCATCCCCGACAAGGCCTATCGCTACCAGGCGTGCAG GTTTGGGGCCGTGGAGGGCAGTGCCGGGGCCCTGCGGCTCTACACGGTGCAGGTGCCCCACAAGCGGGAGCGCCGCCCCCCGCCCTGCTACCTGACCAAGTGGGATGGGAAGAGCTTCCTGCCGCTGCTGACGCGGCCCTGCGGCTCCGAGGTGGTCTCCTGCCTCTCCATCAG CGACTCGGGCACgttcctggggctgggcacggTGACGGGCTCCGTGGCCATCCACATTGCCTTCTCGCTGCAG AGGCTGTACTACGTGAAGGAGGCCCACGGCATCGTGGTGACAGACGTGGCCTTCGTCCCCGAGAGCCGGCCCGGGCGGGAGCTGCTGGGGGGCCACGAGGCCGCCCTGCTCAGCGTGGCCGTGGACAGCCGCTGCAAGCTGCACCTGCTGCCCACCCGCC gCTCCCTCcctgtctggctgctgctgctgctctgtgccgGGCTCATCGTGGCcaccatcctgctgctgcagctcgcCTTCCCGGGCTTCCTGTAG
- the PREB gene encoding prolactin regulatory element-binding protein isoform X1 → MAPRRPAELYRAPFPLYTVRLHPRRPLAITAGGGGAAKTGIRNGVHFLQLEQIGGQLSASLLHCHDTETRATMTMALAGDVIAAGQDNSCHILRFSLQEPEAPGAAGKDGSGDKGPRRRRGGGGGGGGGGGAQGAQGRAREVRVESLQRVRTDFSPDALQKAVRFSADGALLATGGADGFLRLWEFPSMKKTLEFRAHDGEIEDIALGPDNKQVVTAGRDFQCCVWQQDQLVTGLRWHENLPGIPDKAYRYQACRFGAVEGSAGALRLYTVQVPHKRERRPPPCYLTKWDGKSFLPLLTRPCGSEVVSCLSISDSGTFLGLGTVTGSVAIHIAFSLQRLYYVKEAHGIVVTDVAFVPESRPGRELLGGHEAALLSVAVDSRCKLHLLPTRRSLPVWLLLLLCAGLIVATILLLQLAFPGFL, encoded by the exons ATGGCGCCCCGGCGTCCCGCCGAGCTGTACCGGGCGCCGTTCCCGCTCTACACCGTGCGCCTGCACCCGCGGCGCCCGCTCGCCATCAccgccggcggcggcggcgccgccaAGACCGGCATCCGCAATGGCGTG CacttcctgcagctggagcagatcGGCGGGCAGCTCAGCGCCTCGCTGCTGCACTGCCACGACACCGAAACCCGCGCCACCATGACCATGGCGCTGGCCGGGGACGTCATTGCCGCCGGGCAGGACAACAGCTGCCACATCCTGCGCTTCAGCCTGCAGGAGCCCGAGGCTCCGGGCGCGGCCGGCAAGGACG GCAGCGGCGACAAGggcccgcggcggcggcggggcggcggcggcggcggcggcggcggcggcggggcccaGGGCGCGCAGGGCCGGGCCCGCGAGGTGAGGGTGGAGAGCCTGCAGCGGGTGCGCACCGACTTCAGCCCCGACGCGCTGCAGAAGGCCGTGCGCTTCAGCGCCGACGGAGCCCTGCTGGCCACCGGCGGCGCCGACGGCTTCCTGCGCCTCTGGGAG ttCCCCAGCATGAAGAAGACATTGGAGTTCAGAGCCCACGACGGGGAAATTGAGGACATCGCTCTGGGCCCTGACAACAAG caggtGGTGACGGCGGGCAGGGACTTCCAGTGCTGCgtgtggcagcaggaccagctgGTGACAGGGCTGCGCTGGCACGAGAACCTGCCCGGCATCCCCGACAAGGCCTATCGCTACCAGGCGTGCAG GTTTGGGGCCGTGGAGGGCAGTGCCGGGGCCCTGCGGCTCTACACGGTGCAGGTGCCCCACAAGCGGGAGCGCCGCCCCCCGCCCTGCTACCTGACCAAGTGGGATGGGAAGAGCTTCCTGCCGCTGCTGACGCGGCCCTGCGGCTCCGAGGTGGTCTCCTGCCTCTCCATCAG CGACTCGGGCACgttcctggggctgggcacggTGACGGGCTCCGTGGCCATCCACATTGCCTTCTCGCTGCAG AGGCTGTACTACGTGAAGGAGGCCCACGGCATCGTGGTGACAGACGTGGCCTTCGTCCCCGAGAGCCGGCCCGGGCGGGAGCTGCTGGGGGGCCACGAGGCCGCCCTGCTCAGCGTGGCCGTGGACAGCCGCTGCAAGCTGCACCTGCTGCCCACCCGCC gCTCCCTCcctgtctggctgctgctgctgctctgtgccgGGCTCATCGTGGCcaccatcctgctgctgcagctcgcCTTCCCGGGCTTCCTGTAG